In a single window of the Danio aesculapii chromosome 20, fDanAes4.1, whole genome shotgun sequence genome:
- the sipa1l1 gene encoding signal-induced proliferation-associated 1-like protein 1 isoform X4: MTSLKRSQTERSVGGSVPASDEFYTRRLRLPNGGAPPPRSESTHLTGTPGVPKMGVRARVADWPPRKDGGSGGSGGSGGSGGSSGSGGGGGGNGGGVWHITVETDSPSTTTGSAQSNLSSKLGHLISPQDSSMLRNIHNTLKNKMQSKGKDNRFLSPDGYLGSPRKGMRRIRQRSNSDITISELDGDGSEGWSFSGWTPMHREYGSTSSIDKHGVSGESFFDMLKGYTTDAPDQRSPAPEKLSELLTVAHKQTALDLPDGPLGPPRGSPASRLKEREKQMKRRSKSETGGESIFRKLRSVKAEGDSSRAGSDAEDGKSDDLGPPPKPWVCQKGFAHFDVQSILFDLNEVVQSRQSAAKRKNTTTGASAAAAASASNTSSLSSTQSGAYGSPCGSQEELSVKDGPSLDSGDDKSNDLVLSCPCFRNEIGGEGERNISPSKQGSIGSGASSSSRDEEGSPERAPNTHFSNAGVAVLEAPKDSKSLHHDRGKSNILEHVDLGAYYYRKNFYLREHWNYLGVDETLGPVAVSIRREKLEDHKEHGQQYNYRIIFRTSELTTIRGSILEDAVPSTSKHGLARGLPLKEVLDYLVPELNAHCLRLALNTPKVTEQLMKLDEQGLSFQLKVGVMYCQAGQSSEEEMYNNETAGPALEEFLQLLGERVRLKGFSKYRAQLDTKTDSTGTHSLYTTFKDYEIMFHVSTMLPYTPNNKQQLLRKRHIGNDIVTIVFQEPGAKPFSPKNIRSHFQHVFVVVRALNPCTENACYRVAVARSRDVPAFGPPIPEDATFPKSTVFRDFLLAKVINAENAAHKSDKFRAMATRTRQEYLRDLAERHVTSTPIDPSGKFPFISLAHKRKEKTRPYLGAELRSPGAITWPVYAEDHGAGGELEALLAISNDFLVLVDPEAKAVVFNCAVRDVIGWTLGSPASMKIFYERGENISLRSMNNNTEDFREVVKRLEHLTKGCETSEMTLRRNGLGQLGFHVNYEGIVAEVEPYGYAWQAGLRQGSRLVEICKVAVATLSHEQMIDLLRTSVTVKVVIIPPHEDATPRRGCSELHRMPVVEYKGSNESGSFEYKFPFRSNNNKWQRTSSSPQQSLTASPQSHSGTPNRAVSLGASMGKTLSAERPERAAAIPRSVSSDGRPLDSKRMSPGSENYALTSSLMLGRSQHNRSSPSNLSCSSDTGSGSSAHWRQKSMPEGFAHNRHSPLPPERQMAAEGGSSGKSTPSWPRVEDSSDRPPSDAPVTKSSSSYSGGPRIQRQEQVIHLSPKKGSQSEGPYSHSSSNTLSSTTSSGGHSDDKWYDLGSGGMGDQPESEPNGLGGGGYLQGASADSGIDATSYGPTTHGSSSSLLAVGSSGARERAPSPWHSPTDGGRRVLERSPPAAESPVSPADGPPTTRSPPTHLLVRDGSTYSLSDMASYSSNRHSSAVISSSHSSPREDSSSATSPSSSSSQSSVSPGPKSFYPRQGATSKYLIGWRKPGSTINSVDFGDTRKRPQGEGTDLGSSQSRPSLRDLHSPQAMCKSTVDDDMKKLIITPESPPSIKHKEKLSSSGPSSSGRRSLHRTLSDESIYRGQRLPSLGDSVLEQALASDVLFSCSTLPRSPTTRGAPLRRPSYKMGIKMHGDLSASDTSLADLHDRQRLPPPELGLMPLPDTDTDSGLDWTHLVDVANAFEVQRGFMFSSQDVSQRGETSLSPQHLDLQPVPHTRLSPSEGPSSYGGKVSQLEALVKMLQEDLKKEREEKLKLQAQIKRLWEDNQRLQEESQSSAAKLKKFTEWVFNTIDLN, translated from the exons ATGACCAGTCTAAAGCGTTCACAGACCGAACGCTCTGTGGGCGGCTCTGTTCCCGCCTCTGATGAGTTTTATACTCGCCGTCTGCGCTTGCCCAATGGAGGTGCGCCGCCCCCTCGTAGTGAAAGTACACACTTGACTGGCACGCCAGGAGTTCCCAAAATGGGCGTTCGAGCACGGGTTGCTGACTGGCCCCCCAGGAAAGATGGTGGCAGTGGAGGGAGTGGAGGAAGTGGAGGCAGTGGTGGAAGTAGTGgaagtggaggaggaggaggaggaaatgGAGGTGGGGTTTGGCACATCACAGTGGAAACTGATTCCCCATCGACTACCACAGGAAGCGCCCAGAGCAACTTGTCAAGCAAACTTGGCCACCTGATCAGCCCTCAGGACTCATCCATGCTGCGTAACATTCACAACACGCTGAAAAACAAGATGCAGAGCAAAGGCAAAGACAATCGCTTCCTGTCACCTGATGGCTATCTTGGATCGCCACGCAAGGGCATGCGGCGTATTCGGCAACGCAGCAACAGTGATATCACTATTAGTGAACTGGATGGTGATGGAAGCGAAGGCTGGTCTTTTTCAGGATGGACCCCCATGCATCGAGAGTATGGCAGTACCTCGTCCATCGACAAGCATGGTGTGTCCGGTGAAAGCTTCTTCGACATGCTCAAAGGCTACACGACAGATGCTCCGGACCAGCGCAGTCCTGCCCCTGAAAAGCTAAGTGAGTTATTGACAGTCGCCCATAAACAGACAGCCCTTGACTTGCCCGATGGACCTCTTGGACCTCCTCGTGGGAGTCCTGCCAGTCGCCTGAAAGAAAgggaaaaacaaatgaaaaggcGCTCGAAGTCAGAAACTGGTGGAGAGTCCATATTTCGGAAGCTGCGGAGTGTCAAAGCCGAAGGCGATTCGTCACGTGCGGGTTCAGATGCAGAGGATGGAAAGTCTGATGACTTGGGTCCTCCTCCAAAACCATGGGTCTGCCAGAAAGGGTTTGCACACTTTGATGTCCAGAGTATTCTGTTTGACCTGAATGAGGTCGTGCAGAGTCGGCAAAGTGCCGCCAAGCGGAAGAACACCACCACTGGTGCCTCTGCTGCTGCAGCAGCCTCGGCCTCCAACACTTCATCTCTCTCGTCCACCCAAAGCGGGGCTTATGGTTCCCCTTGTGGGAGTCAGGAAGAGCTCAGTGTCAAGGATGGGCCTTCACTTGACTCAGGTGATGACAAGAGCAATGATTTAGTTCTCAGCTGCCCATGTTTCCGGAATGAAATTGGCGGTGAAGGAGAGAGAAACATCAGTCCTTCAAAACAGGGCAGTATTGGCAGTGGTGCCTCCAGCTCTTCTAGAGATGAAGAAGGATCTCCTGAAAGGGCTCCCAACACACATTTTAGCAATGCTGGGGTGGCTGTTCTTGAGGCCCCCAAGGATAGCAAGAGTCTCCACCATGATCGAGGAAAGAGCAACATACTTGAACATGTTGACTTGGGCGCCTATTATTACAGGAAGAACTTTTACTTGAGAG AGCACTGGAACTACTTGGGTGTGGACGAGACACTGGGACCAGTAGCTGTCAGCATTCGTCGGGAGAAATTGGAAGATCACAAAGAGCATGGCCAGCAATACAACTACAGAATCATCTTCAGAACCAGCGAG TTAACAACCATACGGGGCTCCATTTTGGAGGATGCTGTGCCCTCCACTTCCAAGCATGGCTTGGCTCGAGGCCTGCCGCTTAAAGAGGTGCTGGATTACCTTGTACCTGAGCTCAATGCCCACTGCCTCCGACTGGCTCTCAACACACCCAAGGTCACAGAACAGCTGATGAAACTGGATGAGCAGGGG CTTAGTTTCCAGCTAAAGGTGGGAGTTATGTACTGTCAGGCTGGCCAGAGCAGCGAGGAGGAGATGTACAATAATGAGACAGCAGGCCCAGCTCTAGAAGAGTTCCTGCAGCTGCTGGGAGAAAGGGTTCGCCTTAAGGGTTTTTCAAAGTACCGTGCCCAACTGGACACTAAAA CGGACTCTACTGGAACACATTCGTTGTATACAACTTTCAAAGACTATGAGATCATGTTCCATGTGTCTACAATGCTGCCGTACACACCCAATAATAAACAGCAG cttCTAAGGAAAAGACACATTGGAAACGACATTGTCACAATTGTGTTTCAAGAGCCTGGAGCAAAACCCTTCAGTCCCAAGAACATCCGCTCGCACTTTCAGCATGTCTTTGTGGTTGTACGAGCGCTCAACCCGTGCACTGAAAATGCCTGCTACCG TGTGGCAGTGGCTCGCTCACGAGATGTACCTGCCTTCGGACCACCGATTCCTGAGGATGCTACATTCCCCAAGTCCACCGTATTTCGAGATTTTCTGTTGGCCAAGGTCATCAATGCTGAAAACGCAGCTCACAAGTCGGACAAGTTCCGGGCCATGGCCACTCGAACACGGCAGGAGTATTTGAGGGACTTGGCTGAGCGGCATGTTACAAGTACACCAATTGATCCCTCAGGCAAGTTTCCTTTCATTTCTCTGGCCCATAAGCGTAAGGAGAAAACACGGCCATACCTTGGTGCAGAGCTGCGAAGCCCAGGGGCCATCACTTGGCCTGTTTACGCTGAGGATCATGGGGCCGGAGGAGAACTGGAGGCCCTACTAGCCATTTCAAATGACTTTCTAGTGCTGGTGGACCCAGAAGCCAAGGCTGTTGTCTTTAACTGTGCTGTCCGAGATGTGATTGGTTGGACACTGGGAAGCCCTGCTTCCATGAAGATCTTCTATGAACGTGGAGAAAACATCTCTTTGCGTTCAATGAACAATAATACAGAAGACTTCCGGGAGGTTGTTAAACGTTTAGAG CACCTCACTAAAGGCTGTGAAACATCTGAGATGACCTTAAGGAGGAACGGACTGGGCCAGCTTGGCTTTCATGTTAACTATGAAGGCATTGTGGCAGAGGTGGAGCCCTATGGCTACGCCTGGCAAGCAGGGCTGAGGCAAGGCAGCCGATTAGTCGAAATTTGCAAGGTGGCTGTGGCAACACTTTCGCATGAGCAGATGATAGACCTGCTCCGCACATCAGTCACTGTGAAAGTTGTCATCATTCCACCCCACGAAGATGCCACACCTCGCAG AGGCTGTTCAGAACTGCACCGCATGCCAGTAGTTGAATACAAGGGCAGCAATGAGAGCGGCTCCTTCGAGTACAAGTTTCCTTTCCggagcaataataataaatggcagcGCACCTCATCCAGCCCACAGCAGTCCCTCACCGCCTCACCTCAGAGTCACAGCGGGACCCCGAACCGTGCCGTCAGCCTGGGGGCCAGCATGGGCAAGACCCTCTCTGCCGAGCGGCCAGAAAGAGCTGCCGCCATCCCCCGCAGCGTGTCCAGCGATGGGCGACCTCTGGACTCCAAAAG GATGTCTCCGGGTTCTGAGAACTATGCCCTGACCTCCTCTCTCATGTTGGGCCGCTCGCAGCACAACCGCAGTTCTCCCAGTAACCTCTCCTGCTCCAGTGACACGGGCTCAGGCAGCTCCGCTCACTGGAGGCAGAAGTCCATGCCTGAGGG ATTTGCACACAACAGGCACTCTCCTCTCCCACCGGAGCGGCAAATGGCTGCAGAGGGAGGAAGCAGCGGCAAGTCGACCCCCAGCTGGCCGAGAGTGGAGGACAGCTCTGACAGACCACCATCAG ATGCTCCAGTCACCAAGTCTAGCTCATCCTACTCAGGCGGCCCACGCATCCAGAGACAGGAGCAGGTGATTCACCTTTCACCCAAGAAGGGCAGCCAG TCTGAAGGTCCATACTCACACTCCAGCAGTAATACCCTCTCCAGCACCACGTCTAGTGGGGGTCACAGCGATGACAAGTGGTATGATCTGGGTAGCGGAGGGATGGGAGACCAGCCAGAATCTGAGCCGAATGGTCTGGGTGGTGGCGGATACCTGCAGGGCGCTTCAGCTGACAGTGGTATTGATGCTACATCGTACGGCCCCACCACACACGGGAGTTCCAGCTCTCTGCTTGCTGTGGGATCTTCTGGGGCCAGAGAGAGAGCCCCTTCACCCTGGCACAGCCCCACAGATGGGGGCCGGAGGGTGCTTGAGCGATCCCCTCCTGCTGCTGAATCCCCAGTTTCCCCTGCTGATGGGCCGCCGACCACTCGAAGCCCTCCGACTCATCTGCTGGTGCGGGATGGCAGCACTTACAGCCTGAGTGACATGGCCTCCTACTCTAG CAACCGTCACTCCTCTGCGGTCATAAGCTCCAGCCACAGCTCTCCTCGTGAAGACTCTTCCTCCGCCACCTctccatcctcctcctcctcccagaGCTCAGTCTCACCAGGACCCAAGAGTTTCTATCCTCGCCAAGGAGCCACTAGCAAATACCTGATCGGCTGGAGGAAACCAGGCAGCACCATCAACTCTGTGGACTTTGGGGACACACGCAA AAGACCTCAAGGTGAGGGTACAGACCTGGGTTCATCTCAATCCAGGCCCTCTCTTAGGGATCTGCACTCTCCTCAAGCCATGTGCAAGTCCACAGTGGATGACGATATGAAGAAACTCATTATTACTCCAGAAAGTCCCCCATCCATCAAGCACAAGGAGAAG TTGTCCTCCTCTGGTCCATCGAGCTCAGGACGGCGTTCTCTGCACCGAACACTGTCGGATGAGAGTATATACCGGGGTCAGCGGTTGCCATCTCTGGGGGACTCTGTTCTGGAGCAGGCTCTGGCCAGTGATGTGCTTTTCAGCTGCTCGACCCTTCCACGATCACCCACCACCCGCGGCGCACCGCTACGCAGACCTTCCTACAAAATGGGCATCAAGATGCATG GTGACCTCTCAGCGTCTGACACCTCTCTAGCAGACCTGCACGATCGACAGAGGCTGCCTCCACCTGAGCTGGGTCTCATGCCCCTgccagacacagacacagacagcgGCCTGGACTGGACCCACCTCGTAGATGTGGCCAATGCTTTCGAGG